A part of Deltaproteobacteria bacterium genomic DNA contains:
- a CDS encoding nodulation protein NfeD: MARDTMGRRVVFFLIVLLGLSNWAPAQAIPRPTIYVLSATGSINPGLAEFILDGIRTAEQARADALVIQLDTPGGLDTSMRQIVQGIINAKIPVLVYVSPKGARAASAGLMITMAAHVAAMAPGTNIGAATPVALGIKQTDKVMARKAVNDMVAYVQSLAKERGRNQQWVEKAVRHSASIPADKALRLKVIDLMAEDLDELLAQVNNRPIRIGKGIIKLQTANAHLVPIKEGLRITILKRIADPNIAFILMMIGLAGLYFELAHPGVIFPGVVGALALLLAFFAFQTLPINMTGVLLILLAFIFFLLEIYVTSYGLLAVAGVASLLLGSIMLLRKGEAGMGISWEILLPTVIIISLFFVGVTILVLRAQMSKPSTGAAGLVGERGVARTALAPEGRVFIHGEYWTAMSEEPIAAGEPVEVVKVINLKLLVRRVTSS, from the coding sequence ATGGCTCGGGACACCATGGGGCGTAGGGTCGTATTTTTCCTTATTGTGCTGCTGGGCCTCTCGAACTGGGCACCGGCTCAGGCAATCCCCAGGCCAACCATATATGTGTTGTCGGCCACCGGGTCGATCAATCCCGGGCTGGCCGAATTTATCCTGGATGGCATCCGCACTGCTGAACAGGCCCGGGCAGATGCCCTGGTCATCCAGCTGGATACTCCCGGGGGTCTGGATACCTCAATGCGACAGATCGTGCAGGGGATTATCAATGCCAAGATCCCGGTCTTGGTCTATGTCTCACCCAAGGGGGCGCGGGCCGCCTCGGCCGGACTGATGATCACTATGGCCGCCCACGTTGCCGCCATGGCACCTGGCACCAATATCGGCGCCGCCACTCCGGTAGCCCTGGGAATCAAGCAGACCGACAAGGTTATGGCTCGCAAGGCGGTTAACGATATGGTGGCCTATGTCCAGTCTTTAGCCAAGGAGCGGGGGCGGAACCAACAATGGGTGGAAAAGGCGGTGCGCCACAGCGCCTCTATTCCGGCTGATAAAGCCCTGCGTCTCAAGGTCATTGATCTGATGGCCGAAGATCTGGATGAGTTATTGGCCCAAGTAAATAATCGACCCATAAGGATCGGGAAAGGCATTATAAAGTTACAGACCGCTAACGCCCACCTGGTTCCGATTAAAGAGGGTCTGCGGATCACTATCCTGAAGCGCATCGCCGACCCTAACATTGCTTTTATTTTAATGATGATTGGCCTGGCCGGGCTCTATTTTGAACTGGCCCATCCCGGAGTAATTTTCCCCGGGGTGGTGGGCGCGCTGGCCCTGCTCCTGGCCTTTTTTGCCTTTCAGACTTTACCGATCAACATGACCGGGGTATTATTAATTCTGTTGGCCTTCATTTTTTTTCTATTGGAGATCTATGTAACCAGCTATGGGTTGCTTGCCGTGGCTGGAGTTGCATCGTTGTTGCTGGGTTCGATAATGCTGCTTCGGAAGGGTGAGGCTGGCATGGGAATTTCCTGGGAAATCCTCTTACCAACGGTCATTATTATCTCTTTATTCTTTGTTGGTGTGACTATTCTGGTCCTTCGGGCCCAGATGAGCAAACCCTCGACCGGCGCAGCCGGCCTGGTCGGAGAGAGAGGGGTGGCGCGGACGGCGCTCGCTCCGGAAGGGAGAGTATTTATCCATGGAGAATATTGGACGGCAATGAGCGAGGAACCCATCGCCGCCGGGGAACCTGTCGAGGTGGTAAAGGTGATA